In a single window of the Platichthys flesus chromosome 5, fPlaFle2.1, whole genome shotgun sequence genome:
- the LOC133953487 gene encoding GRB10-interacting GYF protein 2-like — translation MQQRREQQNRPLEESEQERKTREEEEQRRKKEEAEEEIKRNKEQEEAEEEIKLKKDEKGKTREQAEMTKKEEEELKQRRDLELQLQEQQQELKQRQQIMQWQQELQQSNTSQAVLLSPSSGLCTIYEALENSDEEEAEDEEEGINELNPSKEEPKKEMTNLKIVSDFERVMSDKEKHQDSLPSTNNYPEAPETPSPPSQDNDSSSPCPPESPERPPPLDLDWGKKVDIVQQLINQTLLLNGDGCSSLLRMAGCAGGTLSPLESSLWPTLLPPLTPPSATVTSVSSFSPEATGSSPQGEWTVVELETHH, via the coding sequence ATGCAGCAGCGCAGGGAGCAGCAGAACAGGCCGCTGGAGGAgtcagagcaggagaggaagacaagggaggaggaggagcagaggaggaagaaagaggaggcagaggaagaaataaaaaggaacaaagagcaggaggaggcagaggaagaaatTAAGTTGAAAAAAGATGAGAAGGGGAAGACGAGAGAGCAGGCAGAGATGActaagaaggaagaggaggagctgaagcagaggagagactTGGAATTACAGCTACAGGAGCAACAACAGGAGCTGAAGCAAAGGCAACAGATCATGCAGTGGCAACAGGAGCTGCAACAGTCTAATACAAGTCAGGCTGTGCTgctgtctccctcctctgggCTCTGCACCATCTATGAAGCTCTTGAGaacagtgatgaggaggaggctgaagatgaagaagagggaaTAAACGAGCTGAATCCTTCAAAAGAGGAGCCCAAGAAAGAGATGACAAATTTAAAGATAGTCAGCGACTTTGAAAGAGTGATgtcagataaagaaaaacatcaagactctttgccatcaaccAACAACTACCCAGAAGCCCCTGAGACACCCAGCCCCCCCTCCCAGGATAATGACAGCTCCTCCCCTTGCCCTCCTGAGTCTCCAGAGCGACCTCCACCCCTGGACCTGGACTGGGGCAAGAAAGTGGACATAGTCCAGCAGCTGATCAATCAGACCCTGCTGCTGAATGGAGACGGCTGCTCGTCCTTGCTGCGGATGGCGGGGTGTGCAGGAGGCACCCTGAGCCCCCTGGAGAGCAGCCTGTGGCCCACCCTGCTGCCCCCGCTCACCCCTCCCTCGGCCACCGTCACCTCCGTCAGTAGTTTCTCTCCAGAGGCGACTGGAAGCTCGCCACAGGGAGAGTGGACAGTGGTAGAGCTGGAGACGCATCACTGA